GAAGCTCTTGCGGCGCTCCTCCAACTGCTTCGCCGAGAGCGCTGCGACAGCGCTATCACGAGGTTGCTGGCCGCCGTCATGGAGTCCCtccacgtcgtcgtcctcggagCTCAAGTAGTCACCAGTGTAGTGTGGGTTgcacagcagctccagctcaCTGAGAGATGCAGAGGATTCACCATCGGTACTCGtctgcgctggtgcaggGGCGACGATAATGAATGGCTGCGCAGCATGCCTCCCCAATGGCGCGACGGCCGGCTGCAAGTAGAGGGACGCATCAACAATGCTGCGAGGGCGTGTGATGGCCGCATACCCGTGCGCTGCAAGGCTGGcctgcaccagctccacTAGCTGACGgtgagcagcgcgcacggccgccgccgaggcccACCATTCAAAGCACCCAGCTTGATGCagggccgctgcagcgcgatgtcgttgctgctccatcgcggcagcgctgcccatCGTCGATGGCACTCCCCACCACGCCGAGGGAGGGATTGACACGTACTTCTCCGTGCCGGCTGTGGGAAGCACAGTCGCCCGCCTCACGCGCAGTATCCGCACGGGCCTCGGCCACGACACCGCCGGCCGACCCGCCACGATGTCAGCTGCCACCAAAGGGCTGGCGCCAGCCGTCGCTGACGCGCTGCCTCCGTGGCAGTCGCGGACAGGAGCACGACGTATCCGGCGCAGTACAGCCTCGCCTTCGCGCACCACGCCGATCGTGATGTACTGCCGGTCGAGGAAGTCCATCGTACGGTCAGACAGCGTGAGACCGAAGCGCGGCGCCGATGCTGAAATGTCGATGAGCAAACTTCCGGCACGGCATACCGTGCAAGGTGAGGTGGAGCTGGACGAGGCACTTACACCAGGTGCAGTGGTAACGACAGGCAGCCCAGTGTTACCAGACACGGGCACGTACACTGGGCGATAGTCGCctttggcgctgctgctaccactCCTGGACGGAGCCAGAccggcacagcgccgccgcttgcATAGTCGTGTCTCCTGCTGCATCGCCTGCCGCACTGCAGTCGCTTGCTGCTCGACGGGGTCGGTAGTTGAAGGGGCAGAGACAGCAGCCCAACTTTGCAGGGACGCAGTGACAGTGGACGCCGTCGGCAACGCATCGCCCTCGGCACGGCCCTTCCTGGGAAGCAGAGTCCAGAAGTTCAGCGGGCCCGGGCCaggtgacgccgctgcgctcgctgAATGCGCGAGCACCATTCTTTCAAGCAGCTCCTTGTAAACCGGGTCTGCAGCAAGGGAAAAGaacaccgccacctccggcaccac
This genomic interval from Leishmania panamensis strain MHOM/PA/94/PSC-1 chromosome 16 sequence contains the following:
- a CDS encoding hypothetical protein (TriTrypDB/GeneDB-style sysID: LpmP.16.0610); translated protein: MQRTSAALPHNGDNSGSTSIGVVTAGLLLETSLGFLTIDLFGADCSALTGNFLNLCRAQLWNGAVATEVVPEVAVFFSLAADPVYKELLERMVLAHSASAAASPGPGPLNFWTLLPRKGRAEGDALPTASTVTASLQSWAAVSAPSTTDPVEQQATAVRQAMQQETRLCKRRRCAGLAPSRSGSSSAKGDYRPVYVPVSGNTGLPVVTTAPGVSASSSSTSPCTVCRAGSLLIDISASAPRFGLTLSDRTMDFLDRQYITIGVVREGEAVLRRIRRAPVRDCHGGSASATAGASPLVAADIVAGRPAVSWPRPVRILRVRRATVLPTAGTEKYVSIPPSAWWGVPSTMGSAAAMEQQRHRAAAALHQAGCFEWWASAAAVRAAHRQLVELVQASLAAHGYAAITRPRSIVDASLYLQPAVAPLGRHAAQPFIIVAPAPAQTSTDGESSASLSELELLCNPHYTGDYLSSEDDDVEGLHDGGQQPRDSAVAALSAKQLEERRKSFMQQHQEKANETLSLMLNVLNGVADVRGDIKPPDNVLFVCKLNPVTTGEGLALCFSQFGRVASADVVYDAKTRQSLCYGFVEFESVAACFRAFQKMDRALIDDCRIHVDFSQSVSKLWAQRQREMRKRGRIALK